In the genome of Natronomonas salina, the window AGGCCCACCGCGGCGAGAGCGCGGACTTCCCGCCGGGCGTCCAGGAGCGCGTCGACGCGCTCCGGCCCGTGATCGAGGCGGGGCTTGACGACGACCGCATCGACGAGGAGCGGGAGGTCGGCCTCGTCAACCAGCTCGTCGAGTACAACGTCGACCGGCAGGTCTCGTTCCTCCGGGACAGCGGCGAACTCGACGACGAGACCGTCCTCGGGTTCGTCTACGACTTCCAGGGCGTCTACGGCAACGAGCGCGGCCGCTGCTATCTCGTCAACCTCGACGGCGAGACGGACGAATCACGGCTGCGCGAGGCGGTGCCCGAGGAGTACGAAGCCCACGCTCGCCGACTGCTGTAGCTCGGCGCGACGGGACCGGCCTCGGCCGGACGGCGCCGTCGCTATCGGAGTAGCGCTCGAAGAATCTGGTTGTCTCGCGTACTGCGGCCGTTACAGCCGGGTCAGGTTCGTTGCGCGCGGACCCTTGTCCGCCTCCTCGATGTCGAACTCGACTTCCTGACCTTCCTCCAGGTCCGGGCCGCCGACGTCCTCCATGTGGAAGAACACGTCCTCGTCCGCGTCGTCAGTCTCGATGAATCCGTAACCGCCGGTGTCGTTGAAGAAGTCAACAGTGCCAGTTGCCATCTCAATTTTATCAAGACGCGGAACACGGATAACCTTTGCGAGACGGTGAGCCGCCGATACGAGGCTCAGGGCTGCCGCTCGCCGGCGAAGACCGCCCGAAACCGGGTGCGGCGACGCCGCTGTGGGTGTAGCGTTCGAAGAATCGTGTGGCGTCTCCCGGAACAGAGTCCGCGAGGATGCCGGCTCCGCACCGGCGCGTTAGCACCGACCGAAGTGATATCAGACTGAACCGCGCGAGATCCGACTTAGAGTCGGGTGACGTTCGACGCTCGGGGGCCCTTGGGGGCGTCCTCGATGTCGAATTCGATGTCCGTCCCCTCTTCGAGGTCCGGGCCACCAACGTCCTCCATGTGGAAGAATACGTCGTCGTCCGCGTCGTCCGTCGAGATGAAACCGTAGCCGCCTGTGTCGTTGAAGAAGTCAACGTTTCCTTTCGCCATTGCAAATAGACAGATGCCCGTTGCGTATATAAGTGTTATTAACAATGCGTAACACACTCGCGAGAGTTTTGGATGTTCGTGCCCCAGGACGACTATCGTGTAGACGAATGGTTCCGATAGAGTCGAACCACGCAGGATTCCTGGCCGACTCGTCGGTTCGAGTTTCCCTTCTGCCGGAAGCAGGAGATACGGCTCCGCTTTCTGCCGGTCGATGGAGGTCGTGATCCAGCAGTCGATCAGTCCTCGCCGTCCCGCGGCGGCCGTTCGGCGGCGCGCCGCCGCGCGTCCGCGAGGAACTCGTCGGGCAGCGACTCGATCTCGCCGGCCTGGACGCTCCACAGCGTCGCGTAGAGCCCGCCGTCCTCGAGGAGGGCCTCGTGAGTGCCGCGCTCGACGATCTCGCCGCCGTCGAGGACGAGGATGCGGTCGGCGTCCCGGACCGTCGACAGCCGGTGAGCGATCACGAACGTCGTTCG includes:
- a CDS encoding cold-shock protein yields the protein MATGTVDFFNDTGGYGFIETDDADEDVFFHMEDVGGPDLEEGQEVEFDIEEADKGPRATNLTRL
- a CDS encoding cold-shock protein, with protein sequence MAKGNVDFFNDTGGYGFISTDDADDDVFFHMEDVGGPDLEEGTDIEFDIEDAPKGPRASNVTRL